The following are from one region of the Methanoculleus caldifontis genome:
- the mtrC gene encoding tetrahydromethanopterin S-methyltransferase subunit MtrC: MSVKVEVGAGGIPHNQILIYGLVGSLVLIYLTYLNTITGTLYFSFFGGLAAVAALVWGTDTIKHLCSYGLGTGVPSAGMIALGSGVIAALFGATTGIFAPITTIIIAAIIGAVAGLMANNVVRMNIPVMVVSLIELAIVGAMTVLGLAAMACGTFEFLGMITGTTVILGFVVQTYEASLIGGSIVAVIFMLGAIAIQHSFNACLGPGEKQDRTLTLAAECGFLSMITVAIISFAFIGLLPGVVALLVSVIGWFYTYTKYIALSKRDAYAWLDAQPILEPKGGA, translated from the coding sequence ATGTCGGTGAAAGTTGAAGTTGGAGCAGGCGGCATCCCGCACAACCAGATCCTGATCTACGGACTCGTGGGATCGCTCGTCCTCATCTACCTGACATACCTGAACACGATCACCGGCACCCTGTACTTCTCGTTCTTCGGCGGGCTTGCAGCAGTCGCCGCACTCGTCTGGGGTACCGACACGATCAAGCACCTCTGCAGTTACGGTCTCGGTACCGGTGTCCCGTCGGCGGGTATGATCGCGCTCGGGTCCGGTGTCATCGCCGCGCTCTTCGGAGCCACGACCGGCATCTTCGCACCCATCACGACGATCATCATCGCCGCGATCATCGGCGCGGTGGCCGGACTGATGGCAAACAACGTGGTCCGGATGAACATCCCGGTCATGGTCGTCTCGCTGATCGAACTCGCGATCGTCGGCGCCATGACGGTGCTCGGCCTCGCGGCCATGGCCTGCGGGACGTTCGAGTTCCTCGGCATGATCACCGGCACGACCGTCATCCTCGGATTCGTCGTGCAGACCTACGAGGCATCCCTCATCGGCGGGAGCATCGTCGCCGTGATCTTCATGCTCGGCGCCATCGCCATCCAGCACTCCTTCAACGCCTGTCTCGGGCCGGGGGAGAAGCAGGACCGGACGCTCACGCTCGCTGCCGAGTGCGGATTCCTCTCCATGATCACCGTCGCGATCATCTCGTTCGCGTTCATCGGGCTCCTTCCAGGCGTCGTCGCGCTGCTGGTCTCCGTCATCGGGTGGTTCTACACCTACACGAAGTACATCGCGCTCTCGAAGCGTGACGCCTACGCGTGGCTCGACGCCCAGCCGATCCTGGAGCCCAAGGGAGGTGCCTAA
- the mtrB gene encoding tetrahydromethanopterin S-methyltransferase subunit MtrB, which translates to MAYIQVLPEFGLVADPIVGLVTTAGISYTPVLEQVAELEKITDDLVGMLSAEGNFLASFPNREGVLKIAGGVTAFWYGMAIGLLVAGVVVLGLL; encoded by the coding sequence ATGGCGTACATTCAGGTACTGCCCGAGTTTGGACTGGTAGCTGACCCGATAGTCGGTCTCGTCACCACCGCCGGTATCTCGTACACCCCTGTTCTCGAACAGGTGGCGGAACTCGAGAAGATCACCGACGACCTGGTCGGCATGCTCTCCGCAGAGGGCAACTTCCTGGCATCGTTCCCGAACAGGGAGGGTGTCCTCAAGATCGCCGGAGGCGTGACCGCATTCTGGTATGGCATGGCAATCGGCCTTCTGGTTGCCGGTGTCGTCGTATTAGGACTGCTGTGA